In a single window of the Planctomycetia bacterium genome:
- the proC gene encoding pyrroline-5-carboxylate reductase, which produces MSHDHKYALGVVGSGHIAGIIVNRLIASGYLSAERIAISYSKKLDAHPIAGVSVCDNAEVVKDSRLVMIAVTPQRFAEAARTILPAVTADHVIVSVMAGVSTRRVAEELGGGLVRVVRAMPNLPFGLGCGVTGLFRGEHASADDMEESRHLFNAGGVTVEVEREELMDAVTAVAGSGPAYFYYFVEMMMAGGVAAGLRPEDAQVLAAHACVGAGGMLLEKGASPSELRAAVTSPGGTTQAAMKKLEASGVAEHVREAVLAAFRRGRELGQLLANSGNS; this is translated from the coding sequence ATGTCTCACGACCACAAATACGCACTCGGCGTTGTCGGCAGCGGCCACATCGCGGGGATCATCGTGAACCGGCTGATTGCCAGCGGCTATCTGAGCGCCGAGCGCATCGCCATCTCTTACAGCAAGAAGCTCGATGCGCATCCGATCGCCGGGGTGAGCGTTTGCGATAATGCCGAGGTGGTGAAGGACTCGCGGCTGGTGATGATCGCGGTGACGCCGCAGCGCTTCGCCGAGGCGGCGCGCACGATCCTGCCGGCGGTGACAGCCGATCATGTCATCGTCAGCGTGATGGCGGGCGTCTCGACACGGCGCGTGGCGGAGGAACTGGGCGGCGGATTGGTGCGCGTCGTGCGGGCGATGCCAAATCTGCCGTTTGGCCTGGGCTGCGGCGTGACGGGGCTGTTTCGCGGTGAGCACGCGTCGGCGGACGACATGGAAGAGTCGCGGCATCTCTTTAACGCGGGCGGCGTGACCGTGGAGGTGGAGCGAGAGGAATTGATGGACGCGGTGACGGCGGTCGCGGGGTCGGGCCCGGCGTATTTTTATTATTTCGTGGAGATGATGATGGCGGGCGGGGTGGCTGCCGGGCTGCGGCCGGAGGATGCGCAGGTGCTGGCGGCGCATGCGTGCGTCGGCGCGGGCGGGATGCTGCTGGAGAAAGGCGCATCACCGTCGGAATTGCGCGCCGCGGTCACGAGCCCGGGCGGGACGACGCAGGCGGCGATGAAAAAACTGGAGGCGTCCGGCGTCGCGGAGCATGTGCGCGAGGCGGTGCTGGCGGCATTTCGGCGGGGCCGGGAGTTGGGGCAACTTCTCGCCAACAGCGGGAACAGCTAA
- a CDS encoding biliverdin-producing heme oxygenase encodes MLAQETDTPIMLKLKTETQARHDATEDGAFNQELVKGRLPLDRYVESIAQLFLIHRALESALRDNKSKHPAFARVLRDYQFQEPYLRDDLAYFERKEDSIKPLPATEKFLFAISRLVEHCPVGLLGMQYVFEGSNNGAKFISRAVRRAYTLPEGRGTTYLDPYGENQRDYWQAFKDDMNASSFSHEESTALIHAACGAFDLTMQLHRELYEGVGPAPARPAESAAPAAKPSGKCPFHHG; translated from the coding sequence ATGCTCGCGCAGGAAACTGACACACCCATCATGTTGAAACTCAAGACCGAGACTCAGGCCCGGCACGACGCCACCGAAGATGGAGCCTTCAATCAGGAGCTCGTCAAGGGACGTCTGCCGCTCGATCGCTACGTCGAGTCAATCGCCCAGCTCTTCCTGATCCACCGCGCCCTGGAATCGGCCCTGCGCGACAACAAGTCAAAGCATCCCGCCTTTGCCCGCGTCCTCCGCGACTACCAGTTCCAGGAGCCGTATCTCCGCGACGATCTCGCCTACTTTGAGCGCAAGGAAGATTCGATCAAGCCCCTTCCGGCCACCGAGAAGTTTCTCTTCGCGATCAGCCGCCTCGTCGAGCATTGCCCCGTCGGTCTTCTCGGCATGCAGTATGTTTTCGAGGGCAGCAACAACGGCGCCAAGTTCATCTCCCGCGCCGTCCGTCGCGCCTACACCCTGCCCGAGGGTCGCGGCACGACCTACCTCGATCCATACGGTGAGAATCAGCGCGACTACTGGCAGGCATTCAAGGACGACATGAACGCGTCATCCTTCTCGCACGAGGAGTCCACCGCCCTGATCCATGCGGCCTGCGGCGCCTTCGACCTGACCATGCAGTTGCACCGTGAGTTGTACGAAGGCGTCGGCCCCGCCCCGGCCCGTCCGGCCGAATCCGCCGCGCCGGCCGCCAAGCCGTCGGGCAAGTGCCCGTTCCATCACGGCTAG
- a CDS encoding HEAT repeat domain-containing protein, with translation MYALSNFAACLFISVGALLPSGAQPTEAPPATVTPSTAPAVSAELDQSFNLLTANNTPDARKLGARLLLESGDEAAITKLVGVLSANPPDLAAQLAVCAAIAEVEKPSPQIVEPLISLLGNPRPDTLEGVTRAIRKFDSRIVVAKLRPIAIEPANPRPKRIGAIRALGALGEDVQALGVLAALLEDPNPAVRHAALMAFGEATGVSATDAAEALAWWRRTSSKTGEGWYRAIIESRAQQVSRLIRERTDLVRRLVSAYRDAYLATSEADRPRLIQSLLGDELASVRILGLDLINDLITDRKEVSPEARARIAELTIDADARLRLKATRIVGDLRLSSASTQLIEAMQREIDDEVRAAQATALGRLDDLAAQAPLMDRLDDDSPVVVGEAAGALGVLLRRGGNRDPLTTQAAIDKLQARYGKLGPQDDELRERFIQAMANIGAASFRKVLESEIADNRSVRVRSAAISSLATCEDAGAADAIRPLTQSSSPDIRMAAVSALGICGSDERDLEALRGRLDNDRESDAAIRMEAWESYLLIARRLPAETQIRISDRMDLPDDPSSQRHRLDLLKALRTDEAQFEALAQNLKIDVLERMADAQVELKEFTSASASLEQAMRLLGGKQKDRFAALALRSLSALFQGREDAAAVARLGELFDGQQINGELEDTRGAADAIIAELKARLTSASDGASYEAALGLINLLGGFAHKAGDTFARELQSIRDALWAKRDRSVDELLAVIARDPEAEAKLFHLGKQAVLPRIYDRLVSANPDDEAATDVEVRLVQLAKRFVPSWPGVENGGTASDRAQALNRLKEAIESQNATPRPIENPS, from the coding sequence ATGTATGCTTTGTCCAACTTCGCAGCCTGCCTGTTCATCTCGGTGGGCGCATTATTGCCGAGCGGCGCGCAGCCGACGGAGGCACCGCCCGCGACGGTGACTCCGTCGACTGCGCCGGCGGTCAGCGCGGAGCTGGACCAGAGCTTCAACCTTCTCACCGCGAACAACACGCCGGACGCTCGCAAGCTGGGCGCTCGGCTGCTATTGGAGTCGGGGGATGAGGCGGCGATCACCAAGCTGGTCGGCGTGCTCTCGGCCAATCCGCCGGATCTGGCGGCACAGTTGGCCGTCTGCGCGGCGATTGCGGAAGTCGAGAAGCCCTCACCTCAGATTGTGGAGCCGCTGATCTCGCTGCTTGGAAACCCGAGGCCCGACACACTCGAGGGGGTGACGCGGGCGATTCGAAAGTTCGACAGCCGCATCGTGGTGGCCAAGCTTCGACCGATTGCGATTGAGCCCGCCAACCCGCGCCCCAAGCGCATCGGCGCGATACGAGCGTTGGGCGCGCTGGGCGAAGATGTCCAGGCGCTGGGCGTGCTGGCTGCGCTATTGGAGGACCCGAACCCTGCCGTTCGCCACGCCGCCCTGATGGCTTTCGGCGAGGCAACCGGCGTAAGCGCGACGGATGCGGCGGAGGCACTGGCATGGTGGCGACGGACGTCTTCGAAGACGGGCGAGGGCTGGTATCGGGCGATCATCGAGTCGCGAGCGCAGCAGGTCTCGCGGTTGATCCGCGAAAGAACTGATCTGGTACGTCGACTGGTCAGCGCATACCGCGACGCTTACCTCGCGACGTCGGAGGCCGATCGCCCGCGACTGATTCAGAGTCTTCTGGGCGACGAACTGGCATCGGTTCGCATATTGGGCCTGGACCTGATCAACGATCTTATCACGGATCGAAAGGAAGTCTCTCCGGAAGCGCGGGCGCGCATCGCCGAACTGACGATTGACGCCGACGCGCGCCTTCGATTGAAGGCGACGCGGATCGTCGGGGATCTGCGACTTTCCTCGGCGAGCACGCAGTTGATCGAGGCGATGCAGCGCGAGATCGACGATGAGGTCCGCGCCGCACAGGCGACGGCGCTGGGCCGTCTGGACGATCTGGCGGCGCAGGCGCCACTCATGGATCGGCTCGATGACGACTCTCCGGTCGTTGTGGGCGAGGCGGCTGGGGCCCTGGGCGTGCTGCTGCGGCGCGGCGGTAACCGGGACCCGCTGACCACGCAGGCGGCCATCGACAAGTTGCAGGCCCGCTACGGGAAACTGGGACCGCAGGACGACGAGCTGCGCGAGCGATTCATCCAGGCGATGGCGAACATCGGCGCGGCCTCGTTCCGGAAGGTGCTGGAATCGGAAATCGCCGACAATCGTTCCGTTCGCGTGCGCAGCGCCGCCATTTCCAGTTTGGCTACCTGCGAGGATGCCGGCGCGGCCGATGCGATCCGTCCGCTGACGCAGTCATCGTCGCCCGACATCCGCATGGCGGCGGTCTCGGCGCTGGGGATATGCGGCTCGGACGAGCGGGACCTGGAGGCGCTTCGCGGCAGGCTGGACAACGATCGCGAATCGGATGCGGCGATCCGCATGGAGGCTTGGGAGAGCTATCTGCTGATCGCGCGAAGGCTCCCGGCCGAGACGCAGATTCGCATTTCCGACCGGATGGATCTTCCCGATGACCCTTCGTCCCAGCGACACCGGCTCGATCTGCTCAAGGCGCTTCGCACGGACGAGGCCCAGTTCGAGGCGCTGGCTCAGAATCTGAAGATCGACGTCCTCGAGCGCATGGCGGACGCGCAGGTCGAGCTCAAGGAGTTCACCTCCGCCTCGGCCAGTCTCGAACAGGCGATGAGACTGCTCGGCGGCAAGCAGAAGGATCGCTTCGCCGCTTTGGCGCTGCGATCTTTGTCGGCGCTCTTCCAGGGCCGCGAGGATGCGGCGGCGGTCGCCCGACTCGGAGAGCTTTTCGACGGGCAACAGATCAACGGCGAACTGGAAGACACGCGCGGAGCCGCCGATGCGATCATCGCCGAGTTGAAGGCACGGCTGACGTCGGCGTCGGACGGCGCTTCCTACGAGGCGGCGCTCGGTTTGATCAACCTGCTCGGCGGATTCGCCCATAAGGCGGGCGACACATTTGCGCGCGAGCTTCAGAGTATTCGCGACGCGCTTTGGGCGAAGCGCGATCGCAGCGTTGATGAACTTCTGGCGGTCATCGCCCGTGATCCCGAGGCCGAGGCCAAGCTGTTTCACCTGGGCAAACAAGCCGTGCTGCCGCGGATTTACGATCGCCTTGTCAGTGCGAATCCGGACGACGAGGCGGCGACCGACGTGGAAGTTCGCCTGGTTCAACTGGCGAAGCGCTTTGTGCCCTCATGGCCCGGCGTTGAGAACGGCGGCACCGCGAGCGATCGCGCGCAGGCCCTTAATCGCCTGAAAGAAGCGATCGAGAGTCAGAACGCGACCCCGCGACCGATTGAGAACCCGTCGTAA
- the aroA gene encoding 3-phosphoshikimate 1-carboxyvinyltransferase, with the protein MNRPDAITLSPPPGPIDCTVHLPGSKSLTNRALLVSALARGTSQLSGVLFSDDTRRMLDALESLGVGLHVDDISCRVRVDSSGGFFPDGQVKLHCGNAGTVMRFLLAACSAGQGEYELDGDPRMRERPIGQLVNALRDLGAQIAYAGAEGYCPLTVHAGRLRAGSVVFDKPVSSQFVSALLMAAPLASGDVMIDVSRGLPSRPYVSMTLSVMEAFGVEVIADGLQRFIVPAPQSYQATSYSVEPDASAASYFFGAAALTGGRVTVEGLGSDSTQGDIGFVKILEQMGCRVDASPRSTTVTGPADRRLRGVDVDLNEMPDVAQTLAVIAAFADGPTCIRNVSNLRVKETDRLFALSAELGRLSVETEVTDDSIVIRPVRSPVAAQVRTYDDHRMAMSFALAGLRVDGVVIEDPGCVSKTFPDFFATWNQLGRKT; encoded by the coding sequence ATGAACCGCCCCGACGCCATCACCCTCAGCCCGCCTCCCGGGCCGATCGACTGCACCGTACACCTCCCCGGCAGCAAGAGCCTGACCAATCGGGCACTGCTCGTCTCGGCGTTGGCGCGCGGCACGTCGCAGTTGTCCGGCGTCCTCTTCTCCGACGACACGCGACGCATGCTCGACGCGCTCGAGAGCCTCGGCGTAGGGCTCCACGTCGATGACATCTCCTGCCGCGTTCGCGTCGACAGCAGCGGCGGTTTCTTTCCCGACGGCCAGGTCAAGCTTCATTGCGGCAACGCCGGCACCGTCATGCGTTTCCTCCTCGCCGCATGCAGCGCCGGCCAGGGCGAGTACGAGCTCGACGGCGATCCGCGCATGCGCGAGCGTCCCATCGGCCAGTTGGTCAATGCCCTGCGCGACCTCGGCGCACAGATCGCATACGCCGGCGCCGAGGGCTATTGTCCGCTGACCGTTCACGCCGGTCGCCTGCGCGCAGGCTCGGTTGTCTTCGATAAGCCGGTGTCGAGTCAGTTCGTCTCGGCCCTGCTCATGGCCGCGCCGCTCGCATCCGGCGACGTCATGATCGACGTCTCGCGCGGCCTACCCAGTCGCCCCTATGTCAGCATGACGCTCTCGGTGATGGAGGCCTTCGGCGTCGAAGTGATCGCCGATGGCCTGCAGCGCTTCATCGTCCCCGCGCCGCAGTCCTACCAGGCGACGAGCTACAGCGTGGAGCCCGACGCCTCCGCCGCGTCGTACTTTTTCGGCGCTGCCGCGCTGACCGGTGGAAGAGTCACCGTCGAGGGGCTCGGTTCGGACAGCACCCAGGGCGACATCGGTTTCGTGAAGATACTCGAACAGATGGGTTGCCGCGTCGACGCCTCGCCGCGCAGCACCACCGTCACCGGCCCCGCCGACCGCCGGCTGCGCGGTGTGGACGTGGACCTCAACGAGATGCCGGACGTGGCCCAGACCCTGGCCGTCATCGCCGCCTTCGCCGACGGCCCGACCTGCATTCGCAACGTCTCAAACCTGCGCGTCAAAGAGACCGATCGCCTGTTCGCCCTCTCCGCCGAGCTTGGCCGCCTCAGTGTCGAGACCGAAGTGACGGACGATAGCATCGTCATTCGACCCGTACGGTCGCCCGTTGCCGCGCAAGTAAGGACCTACGACGATCATCGCATGGCGATGAGCTTCGCGCTGGCGGGATTGCGCGTCGATGGCGTGGTGATCGAAGACCCCGGGTGCGTCTCGAAGACCTTTCCCGATTTCTTTGCGACGTGGAATCAACTCGGCAGGAAGACCTAA
- the neuC gene encoding UDP-N-acetylglucosamine 2-epimerase (hydrolyzing), translating to MNSLSTNHQPPAAPAPATSVRVAPGGHWVRHIACVSTTRADSGIYAPLLAALSRAGDFEISMLAGGTHHSETFGQTARLMTEMPRLTIEPVEHFVEGDKPAQVCETAGRAITAFSGALSRQPVDLVFALGDRTEMLAACLAATIHRAPIAHLHGGDVTQGAYDDSCRHAIAKLSHVHFPALQAHANRIRQMGEESWRIHTVGSLALDELAGFTPQPIESLSREVGLDFSAPTAVVVFHPETLCEMPPDRQIRELLDALSRLSMNLLFVGPNADVGRDAVDAAIRGFVSSRSNAVIAHSLGQSQFWSCMAHARVQVGNSSSGIIEAASLRLPVVNVGDRQTGRLAPPNVVHTPIEAEAIHRALSQATSPGFVKSLANLKNPYGDGNAAERIIAAVRGLPPRQQLLTKKWADNADSR from the coding sequence ATGAACTCACTTTCCACGAACCATCAACCACCAGCCGCCCCGGCTCCTGCAACCTCCGTGCGCGTGGCGCCGGGCGGGCACTGGGTCAGGCACATCGCATGCGTCAGCACGACGCGCGCCGACTCGGGGATTTACGCGCCGCTGCTGGCCGCGCTTTCGCGAGCCGGGGATTTTGAAATCTCCATGCTCGCGGGCGGGACTCATCACAGCGAGACATTCGGGCAAACGGCCCGGCTGATGACTGAAATGCCGCGTCTTACCATCGAGCCGGTCGAGCACTTCGTCGAGGGCGACAAGCCGGCGCAGGTCTGCGAGACGGCGGGCCGAGCGATCACGGCGTTTTCTGGGGCATTGTCTCGGCAACCCGTCGACCTGGTCTTTGCACTCGGAGATCGCACGGAAATGCTTGCCGCGTGTCTGGCGGCGACGATTCACCGGGCACCCATCGCCCACCTTCACGGCGGCGACGTGACACAGGGGGCTTACGACGATTCATGCCGCCATGCGATCGCCAAACTTTCGCATGTTCACTTTCCCGCGCTACAGGCACACGCGAATCGCATCCGGCAAATGGGCGAGGAGTCGTGGCGCATTCATACGGTGGGCTCACTCGCCCTCGATGAATTGGCCGGCTTCACACCGCAGCCGATTGAGTCGCTGAGCCGCGAGGTCGGGCTGGACTTCAGCGCCCCCACCGCCGTCGTCGTCTTTCACCCGGAGACGCTTTGCGAAATGCCGCCGGATCGGCAGATCCGTGAGCTGCTGGACGCGCTGAGTCGACTCTCGATGAATCTGCTGTTTGTCGGGCCGAATGCCGACGTGGGGCGAGATGCCGTCGATGCGGCGATTCGCGGATTCGTTTCATCGAGGTCCAACGCGGTCATCGCGCATTCGCTTGGCCAATCGCAGTTCTGGAGCTGCATGGCGCATGCGCGCGTGCAGGTGGGGAACTCCAGCTCGGGAATCATCGAGGCGGCGTCGCTGCGGCTGCCCGTCGTGAATGTCGGCGATCGGCAGACCGGGCGCCTTGCTCCGCCGAACGTGGTGCATACGCCGATTGAGGCGGAAGCGATTCATCGCGCCCTATCGCAGGCCACGAGCCCCGGCTTTGTAAAATCGCTTGCCAATCTGAAGAATCCGTACGGTGATGGGAATGCCGCCGAGCGCATTATCGCCGCTGTCAGGGGACTACCGCCTCGCCAGCAACTCTTAACCAAGAAATGGGCCGACAACGCGGACTCGCGCTGA